The proteins below come from a single Paracoccus sp. SCSIO 75233 genomic window:
- a CDS encoding ABC transporter ATP-binding protein yields MSDSDPFSGRGNRDASIVNTKGRGEIDGTRRSGPVGPGHAGDPFLIGENMTGGYGSGPDILHDCTISVEQGEIAVIVGPNGAGKSTAMKAIFGMLNLREGSVRLNGRDITALNPQDRVKAGMGFVPQVNNIFPSMTVEENLEMGAFIRDDDFRQTMEQVYELFPAVADKRKQAAGELSGGQRQQVAVSRALMTQPSLLMLDEPTAGVSPIVMDELFDRIIAIARGGLPVLMVEQNAKQAMNIADKAYVLVQGANAHTGTGKELMENDEVRRTFLGG; encoded by the coding sequence ATGAGCGACAGCGATCCCTTCAGCGGGCGCGGCAACCGCGACGCATCAATCGTGAACACCAAGGGCCGGGGCGAGATCGACGGCACGCGCCGCTCAGGCCCGGTCGGTCCAGGCCACGCGGGCGACCCGTTCCTGATCGGTGAGAATATGACTGGCGGTTATGGCAGCGGGCCGGATATTCTGCATGACTGCACCATCTCCGTCGAGCAGGGAGAAATCGCCGTGATCGTCGGCCCGAACGGGGCCGGGAAATCCACGGCGATGAAAGCCATCTTCGGGATGCTGAACCTGCGCGAAGGCTCGGTCCGACTGAACGGGCGCGACATCACGGCGCTGAACCCGCAAGACCGGGTCAAGGCCGGGATGGGCTTTGTGCCGCAGGTGAACAATATCTTCCCGTCGATGACGGTCGAGGAAAACCTCGAAATGGGCGCCTTCATCCGCGACGACGATTTCCGTCAGACGATGGAACAGGTCTATGAGTTGTTCCCCGCCGTCGCCGACAAGCGCAAGCAGGCCGCCGGGGAGCTTTCGGGCGGGCAGCGCCAGCAGGTCGCCGTCAGCCGCGCGCTGATGACGCAACCCAGCCTGCTGATGCTGGACGAACCGACGGCAGGCGTCTCTCCCATCGTGATGGACGAATTGTTCGACCGCATCATCGCCATTGCCCGTGGCGGGCTGCCGGTGCTGATGGTCGAACAGAACGCCAAGCAGGCGATGAACATCGCCGACAAGGCTTACGTTCTGGTGCAAGGCGCAAACGCCCATACTGGCACCGGCAAGGAGCTGATGGAAAATGACGAGGTGCGCCGCACCTTCCTGGGGGGCTGA
- a CDS encoding 3-hydroxyacyl-CoA dehydrogenase gives MSVVESLVVAGAGVMGSQVAWQAAWHGKTVVVYDAFEEGLKRSETFFSSYGDEFVKERGASREEVEAAMARITRTTDLEAALADADLVIEQVPENLKIKQEFWQNASRLAPEKTIFCTNTSSLLPSMMLDFVDRPKKFLTLHFCVKVWEANIGEVMLTPQTDPAMRETVSEFAREIGLVPIQIEKEQPGYILNSLLIPFMRAAIELVRTGVGSHQDVDRVWRICMGGTGPIEMLDKVGMQVAYHLLEGLAEMGDPTAKEQAEFVKTEFIDKGKLGIGSGAGFYNYPDPEFAREGFLEPDGKG, from the coding sequence ATGAGTGTCGTTGAAAGCCTTGTTGTGGCTGGCGCAGGTGTCATGGGATCGCAGGTTGCCTGGCAGGCGGCGTGGCATGGCAAAACTGTCGTTGTCTACGATGCGTTTGAGGAAGGATTGAAACGCAGCGAGACATTTTTTTCGTCCTATGGGGATGAGTTCGTAAAAGAGCGTGGTGCGAGCCGCGAAGAGGTCGAGGCGGCAATGGCCCGGATCACCCGGACCACGGATCTGGAGGCGGCGCTTGCCGATGCCGATCTTGTCATCGAGCAGGTGCCGGAGAACCTGAAGATCAAGCAGGAGTTCTGGCAGAATGCTTCGCGCCTTGCGCCCGAAAAGACGATTTTCTGCACCAATACTTCATCGCTTCTGCCCAGCATGATGCTGGATTTCGTGGACCGTCCGAAGAAATTCCTGACGCTGCATTTCTGCGTGAAAGTGTGGGAGGCGAATATCGGTGAGGTGATGCTGACGCCGCAGACCGATCCCGCGATGCGCGAGACGGTTTCCGAATTTGCGCGCGAAATCGGGTTGGTGCCGATCCAGATCGAGAAGGAACAGCCGGGCTATATCCTCAACTCGCTTCTGATCCCGTTCATGCGTGCGGCAATCGAGCTGGTACGGACCGGTGTCGGCAGTCATCAGGATGTCGACCGGGTCTGGCGTATCTGCATGGGCGGGACCGGCCCGATCGAGATGCTGGACAAGGTCGGGATGCAGGTCGCCTATCACCTGTTGGAGGGGCTGGCGGAGATGGGCGATCCGACCGCTAAGGAACAGGCGGAATTCGTCAAGACCGAGTTCATCGACAAGGGCAAGCTCGGCATCGGCTCAGGCGCGGGTTTCTACAACTATCCCGATCCGGAATTCGCCCGCGAGGGGTTCCTTGAGCCAGACGGCAAGGGCTGA
- the aroQ gene encoding type II 3-dehydroquinate dehydratase — protein MKSVLLLNGPNLNLLGQREPEIYGHETLADVEALARAACADGFDVVQKQSNWEGQLIDWIHEARENAVGIVINPGALTHTSVAVLDALNTFAGPVIEVHISQVHKREAFRHVSYVSKRADAVIAGLGVDGYAAAVARICKLVG, from the coding sequence ATGAAAAGTGTTTTACTTCTGAACGGTCCGAACCTGAATCTGCTGGGGCAGCGGGAGCCGGAGATTTATGGCCATGAGACGTTGGCCGATGTCGAAGCGCTGGCGCGCGCGGCCTGTGCAGACGGGTTCGATGTCGTGCAGAAGCAGTCGAACTGGGAAGGTCAGCTGATCGACTGGATTCATGAGGCGCGGGAAAATGCGGTCGGGATCGTGATTAATCCGGGGGCGCTGACGCATACCTCCGTGGCGGTGCTCGATGCGCTGAACACGTTTGCGGGTCCGGTGATCGAGGTGCATATCAGCCAGGTCCATAAACGCGAGGCGTTCCGGCATGTTTCTTATGTCAGCAAGCGCGCCGATGCGGTGATTGCCGGGCTGGGCGTGGACGGCTATGCGGCCGCGGTGGCGCGGATCTGCAAGCTGGTCGGTTAG
- a CDS encoding branched-chain amino acid ABC transporter permease, whose translation MELLNAIVVFLNFVFIPAAAYGAQLALGALGVTLIYGILRFSNFAHGDTMAFGTAVTILVTWAFQSIGLSLGPIPVALLALPFGIAGCAIAMLLTDRVVYRFYRRKKSDPIILVMASVGVMFIMNGITRLLIGVDEIRFADGARFVIDVRSFREMTGLSEGLALRTTQVITLIVAVLVVWALFWFLNKTRSGKAMRAYSDNEDLALLSGIDPERVVRMTWLIAAALATIAGTMYGLDKAFKPFNYFQLLLPIFASAIVGGLGSPIGAIAGGFIVAFSEVAVTYPWKRVVEYLGFDTGDAMLQLLSTEYKFAVSFIILIVVLLFRPTGLFRGKSV comes from the coding sequence ATGGAACTCCTCAACGCGATTGTCGTGTTTCTGAACTTCGTTTTCATCCCCGCCGCGGCCTATGGCGCGCAGCTTGCGCTCGGCGCGCTCGGGGTGACGCTGATCTATGGCATCCTGCGCTTCTCCAACTTCGCGCATGGTGACACGATGGCATTCGGCACCGCCGTGACCATCCTTGTGACATGGGCGTTCCAGTCCATCGGCCTCAGCCTCGGCCCGATCCCGGTCGCCCTTCTGGCCCTGCCCTTCGGCATCGCCGGATGCGCCATCGCCATGCTGCTGACCGACCGGGTGGTCTATCGCTTCTACCGCCGCAAGAAATCCGACCCGATCATCCTCGTCATGGCCTCTGTCGGGGTCATGTTCATCATGAACGGCATCACCCGCCTGCTGATCGGCGTCGATGAAATCCGCTTCGCGGACGGCGCGCGCTTCGTCATCGACGTGCGCAGCTTCCGCGAAATGACCGGGCTGTCAGAGGGCCTCGCCCTGCGCACCACCCAGGTCATCACGCTGATCGTCGCCGTGCTGGTCGTCTGGGCGCTGTTCTGGTTCCTGAACAAGACCCGGTCGGGCAAGGCCATGCGCGCCTATTCGGATAACGAGGATCTGGCGCTGCTGTCCGGCATCGACCCGGAGCGGGTCGTGCGCATGACATGGCTGATCGCCGCGGCACTCGCCACCATTGCAGGCACCATGTACGGGCTGGACAAGGCGTTCAAGCCGTTCAACTACTTCCAGCTTTTGCTGCCGATCTTCGCCTCCGCCATCGTGGGCGGGCTGGGCAGCCCGATTGGCGCCATCGCCGGCGGCTTCATCGTCGCCTTCTCAGAGGTCGCAGTGACCTATCCGTGGAAACGCGTGGTCGAGTATCTGGGCTTCGACACCGGCGATGCCATGCTGCAACTGCTGTCGACCGAATATAAATTCGCCGTCAGCTTCATCATTCTGATCGTCGTCCTGCTGTTCCGGCCAACCGGCCTGTTCCGCGGCAAATCGGTGTAA
- a CDS encoding branched-chain amino acid ABC transporter permease encodes MATTRQAEATSPWRAPAIFAILVVLFVLEGTTSNALFTGSWNTSLSMLNMGLISAVMALGLNMQWGYAGLFNSGVVGFIAIGGLAPVLISVAPVEGAWAAGGLRVMFALVVGFGTLVLTAITWQRAPKAIRAPAIIALLIVGFFAYRFLFDPAVDAIEANQAAQFGNLGGLGLPVLLSWPVGGLFAAAAAWGVGKVALGLRSDYLAIATLGIGEIIVAVLKNEEWLARGVKNVTGIPRPVPYEINLQQDPDFVQRAADWGMSSAELSGIWVKLHYSALFAAVLLLMILLAELSLKSPWGRMMRAIRDNETAAEAMGKDVTGRHLQVFVIGCAVIGVAGAMMITHDGLMAPTQYNPLRYTFLIWVMVIVGGSGNNWGAALGGILIWFLWIKAESWGPQLISLLTAPLPPGEVKSHLLGSAPHMRFIAMGLVLLLVLRFAPRGLVPEK; translated from the coding sequence ATGGCAACGACACGTCAAGCCGAAGCCACCAGCCCCTGGCGCGCACCGGCGATCTTCGCAATCCTCGTGGTGCTGTTCGTGCTGGAGGGGACAACCAGCAACGCGCTGTTTACCGGCTCATGGAACACCTCGCTCTCCATGCTGAATATGGGGCTGATTTCTGCCGTCATGGCGCTCGGGCTGAATATGCAATGGGGCTATGCGGGGCTGTTCAACTCCGGCGTCGTCGGCTTCATCGCCATCGGTGGCCTCGCCCCGGTGCTGATCTCCGTCGCGCCGGTCGAAGGGGCATGGGCAGCGGGCGGCCTGCGGGTGATGTTCGCCCTCGTCGTGGGTTTCGGAACCCTCGTGCTGACCGCAATCACCTGGCAACGTGCGCCGAAAGCCATCCGCGCACCGGCCATCATCGCGCTGCTGATCGTGGGCTTCTTCGCCTATCGCTTCCTGTTCGACCCGGCGGTCGACGCGATCGAGGCCAATCAGGCGGCGCAGTTCGGCAATCTCGGCGGCCTCGGCCTGCCGGTGCTGTTGTCCTGGCCGGTCGGCGGCCTGTTCGCCGCCGCCGCCGCATGGGGCGTGGGCAAGGTCGCGCTCGGGCTGCGCTCCGACTATCTCGCCATCGCCACGCTTGGTATTGGGGAGATCATCGTCGCCGTCCTGAAGAACGAGGAGTGGCTGGCGCGCGGCGTCAAGAACGTCACCGGCATCCCGCGTCCCGTCCCGTATGAGATCAACCTTCAGCAGGACCCCGATTTCGTTCAGCGCGCCGCAGACTGGGGCATGTCCTCGGCGGAGCTGTCGGGGATCTGGGTGAAGCTGCACTACTCCGCGCTCTTCGCCGCCGTGCTGCTCCTGATGATCCTGCTGGCGGAACTTTCGCTGAAATCGCCCTGGGGCCGCATGATGCGCGCCATCCGCGACAATGAAACCGCGGCAGAGGCTATGGGCAAGGATGTCACCGGCCGTCATTTGCAGGTCTTCGTCATCGGCTGCGCCGTGATCGGTGTGGCCGGGGCGATGATGATCACCCATGACGGGCTGATGGCCCCGACCCAGTATAACCCGCTGCGCTACACCTTCCTGATCTGGGTGATGGTGATTGTGGGTGGTTCAGGCAATAACTGGGGCGCCGCCCTTGGCGGGATCCTGATCTGGTTCCTGTGGATCAAGGCGGAAAGCTGGGGGCCGCAACTGATCAGCCTGCTGACCGCACCGCTGCCGCCGGGCGAGGTGAAATCACATCTGCTCGGCAGCGCCCCGCATATGCGCTTCATCGCTATGGGGTTGGTGCTGCTTCTGGTCCTGCGCTTCGCCCCACGCGGGCTGGTGCCGGAGAAGTAG
- the dksA gene encoding RNA polymerase-binding protein DksA, with protein MKPQIFLPDDYRPADDEPFMNDRQLEYFRRKLETWKAELIEQSAETLEGLQQSARNVPDLADRASEETDRALELRTRDRQRKLVGKIDAALRRIAEGEYGYCEVTGEPISLRRLDARPIATMTVAAQEKHERRERVHRDD; from the coding sequence ATGAAACCGCAGATTTTCCTGCCAGATGATTACCGCCCTGCCGATGACGAGCCGTTTATGAACGATCGTCAGCTGGAGTATTTTCGTCGAAAGCTGGAGACATGGAAGGCCGAGCTGATCGAGCAGTCAGCCGAGACGCTGGAGGGTTTGCAGCAAAGCGCGCGCAACGTCCCCGATCTCGCCGACCGCGCCTCGGAAGAAACCGACCGCGCGCTTGAACTGCGCACCCGCGACCGTCAGCGCAAGCTGGTCGGCAAGATCGACGCCGCACTGCGCCGGATCGCAGAAGGCGAATACGGCTATTGCGAGGTCACCGGAGAGCCGATCAGCCTCAGACGGCTGGACGCACGTCCGATTGCAACCATGACCGTCGCCGCGCAGGAAAAGCACGAACGCCGCGAGCGTGTGCATCGCGACGACTGA
- a CDS encoding MoxR family ATPase, with translation MQFASTASYVAPPELAIAVNAAVTLERPLLVKGEPGTGKTELARQVAASLELPIIEWNVKSTTKAQQGLYEYDAVSRLRDSQLGDARVHDVANYIRKGKLWQAFEAPGKVVLLIDEIDKADIEFPNDLLQELDRMEFHVYETGETVEAAHRPVVIITSNNEKELPDAFLRRCFFHYIRFPDSETLKEIVEVHYPGLKPRLLDAALSQFFEIREVPGLKKKPSTSELLDWLKLILAEDLGPEDLKKEPGEMLPKLHGALLKNEQDVALFEKLAFMARRQGR, from the coding sequence ATGCAATTCGCCTCCACTGCCAGCTATGTCGCGCCGCCGGAACTGGCCATTGCGGTCAATGCCGCGGTCACGCTGGAGCGTCCGCTTCTGGTCAAGGGCGAACCCGGCACCGGCAAGACCGAGCTCGCCCGTCAGGTCGCCGCCTCGCTGGAATTGCCGATCATCGAATGGAACGTGAAATCAACCACCAAGGCGCAGCAAGGCCTGTATGAATACGACGCGGTCAGCCGGTTGCGCGACAGCCAGCTTGGTGATGCCCGGGTGCATGACGTGGCCAATTACATCCGCAAGGGCAAGCTGTGGCAGGCCTTTGAAGCTCCGGGGAAGGTTGTGCTGCTGATCGACGAGATCGACAAGGCGGATATCGAGTTTCCGAATGACCTGCTGCAGGAACTCGACCGGATGGAATTTCATGTCTACGAGACCGGAGAAACCGTAGAGGCCGCGCATCGCCCGGTGGTCATCATCACCTCCAACAACGAAAAGGAACTGCCCGACGCATTCCTGCGGCGGTGCTTTTTCCACTATATCCGCTTCCCGGATTCGGAGACGCTGAAAGAGATCGTGGAGGTGCATTACCCCGGTCTGAAGCCGCGCCTGCTGGATGCCGCGCTGAGCCAGTTCTTCGAGATCCGCGAGGTGCCGGGGCTGAAGAAGAAACCTTCGACCTCCGAGTTGCTGGACTGGCTTAAACTTATCCTTGCCGAAGATCTCGGGCCGGAGGATCTGAAGAAAGAGCCGGGGGAGATGCTGCCGAAGCTGCACGGGGCCCTGCTGAAGAACGAGCAGGACGTGGCCCTGTTCGAAAAGCTGGCCTTCATGGCCCGGCGTCAGGGTCGCTGA
- a CDS encoding CAP domain-containing protein: MIRTPSRLFMALIGVAALGLAGCTPDEFASAGDSNASLSVGQVFDPTLPDPAVEVIGPVCAAPDADLVAQMQEQINAERVRLGRSPLKFVENLGFAAQAHACDMATMGRATVVGSNGSSVVHRVRAVEYTACSSAQLIGRARDPYAQVAAWMGHPPDEEIAVHQKFDDAGIGVVQSGGRYWWSVVMADNCG, encoded by the coding sequence ATGATTCGCACCCCTTCGCGACTGTTCATGGCGCTGATCGGCGTCGCTGCCTTGGGGCTCGCCGGCTGCACACCGGACGAGTTCGCCTCTGCCGGGGACAGCAATGCCTCGCTGTCCGTGGGTCAGGTGTTCGACCCGACACTGCCCGATCCTGCGGTTGAGGTGATTGGTCCCGTCTGCGCGGCGCCGGATGCCGATCTGGTTGCGCAGATGCAGGAGCAGATAAATGCCGAGCGGGTGAGGCTTGGCCGCTCCCCGTTGAAGTTTGTCGAAAACCTGGGCTTCGCGGCGCAGGCCCATGCCTGTGATATGGCGACGATGGGTCGGGCGACGGTGGTGGGATCAAACGGGTCGTCTGTGGTGCACAGGGTCCGTGCGGTCGAATATACCGCGTGTTCGTCGGCGCAGTTGATTGGGCGCGCGCGCGATCCTTATGCGCAGGTTGCGGCGTGGATGGGGCATCCGCCTGATGAAGAAATTGCCGTGCATCAGAAATTCGATGATGCCGGTATTGGGGTCGTCCAGTCGGGTGGCCGTTATTGGTGGTCGGTTGTTATGGCAGATAATTGCGGCTGA
- the guaA gene encoding glutamine-hydrolyzing GMP synthase, whose amino-acid sequence MTQHQRLLIIDFGSQVTQLIARRLRELDVYCEIHPYQNVTDATLAEIAPKAVILSGGPDSVTREGSPRAPDALWSMGVPVFGICYGQQVMMTQLGGRVEAGHHAEYGRAFVTPAPGHRKDGIFAGLSDREQVWMSHGDRVTELAPGFEVIGTSPNAPFAITADESRSFFAVQFHPEVHHTPNGKTMLENFIRMAGFTGDWTMAAYRDEAIRKIREQVGDKRVICGLSGGVDSSVAAVLIHEAIGDQLTCVFVDHGLLRQNEAEEVVTMFRDNYNIPLIHADESDLFIGALEGVSDPEVKRKTIGKLFIDVFQKYANGIDGAEFLAQGTLYPDVIESVSFSGGPSVTIKSHHNVGGLPEKMGLKLVEPLRELFKDEVRALGRELGLPDSFIGRHPFPGPGLAIRCPGEITREKLEILRKADAVYIDQIRKHGLYDEIWQAFVAILPVRTVGVMGDGRTYDYACALRAVTSVDGMTADYYPFSHDFLGETATRIINEVKGINRVTYDITSKPPGTIEWE is encoded by the coding sequence ATGACCCAGCATCAGCGCCTCCTCATCATCGATTTCGGTTCCCAGGTCACTCAGCTTATCGCGCGCCGCCTGCGCGAGCTGGATGTGTATTGCGAGATCCACCCCTATCAGAACGTCACCGATGCCACGCTGGCGGAGATTGCGCCGAAAGCCGTGATCCTCTCGGGCGGGCCGGACAGCGTGACCCGCGAAGGCAGCCCGCGCGCGCCGGATGCGCTGTGGTCGATGGGCGTGCCGGTCTTCGGCATCTGTTATGGCCAGCAGGTAATGATGACCCAGCTTGGCGGTCGGGTCGAGGCGGGCCACCACGCCGAATATGGCCGCGCCTTCGTGACCCCCGCACCAGGCCATAGAAAGGACGGCATCTTCGCCGGCCTCTCCGACCGCGAACAGGTCTGGATGAGCCACGGCGACCGCGTCACCGAACTCGCCCCGGGGTTCGAGGTGATCGGCACCTCGCCCAATGCGCCTTTCGCCATCACCGCCGACGAATCGCGCAGCTTCTTCGCCGTGCAGTTCCACCCGGAGGTCCATCACACCCCGAACGGCAAAACCATGCTGGAGAATTTCATCCGCATGGCAGGCTTCACCGGCGACTGGACCATGGCCGCTTACCGGGATGAGGCGATCCGCAAGATCCGCGAACAGGTCGGCGACAAACGCGTCATTTGCGGGCTGTCGGGCGGCGTCGACAGCTCAGTCGCCGCCGTGCTGATCCACGAGGCGATCGGCGACCAGCTCACCTGCGTCTTCGTCGATCACGGGCTGCTCAGGCAGAACGAGGCCGAGGAAGTCGTGACCATGTTCCGCGACAACTACAACATCCCGCTGATCCACGCCGACGAATCCGATCTGTTCATCGGCGCGCTCGAAGGCGTCTCCGACCCTGAGGTCAAGCGCAAGACCATCGGCAAGCTGTTCATCGACGTCTTCCAGAAATACGCCAACGGGATCGACGGCGCAGAATTCCTCGCCCAGGGCACGCTCTACCCCGATGTCATCGAAAGCGTGTCCTTCTCGGGCGGCCCCTCGGTCACCATCAAGTCGCACCATAATGTCGGCGGCCTGCCGGAGAAGATGGGCCTGAAACTGGTCGAACCCCTCCGCGAGCTGTTCAAGGACGAGGTCCGGGCACTGGGCCGCGAACTCGGCCTCCCCGACAGCTTCATCGGCCGTCACCCCTTCCCCGGCCCCGGCCTCGCCATCCGCTGCCCCGGCGAGATCACCCGTGAGAAACTGGAAATCCTGCGCAAGGCCGACGCCGTCTATATCGACCAGATCCGCAAGCACGGGCTCTATGACGAAATCTGGCAGGCCTTCGTCGCCATCCTGCCGGTCCGCACCGTTGGCGTCATGGGTGACGGGCGCACCTATGATTACGCCTGCGCCCTGCGCGCGGTCACCAGCGTGGACGGCATGACTGCGGATTACTACCCGTTCAGCCACGATTTCCTGGGCGAGACCGCCACCCGCATCATCAACGAGGTGAAGGGCATAAACCGGGTCACCTACGACATCACCTCAAAACCCCCCGGCACAATCGAATGGGAATAG
- a CDS encoding DUF72 domain-containing protein yields MIRIGIGGWNFPEWRGGVFYPEGLPQKRELEFASNALSSIEINATYYRGQKPETFAKWRAEAPDDFVFALKASRFATNRKILADAGDSVQRFLTSGITELGPKLGPINWQFAETKQFDADDFAAFLALLPDAQDGLPLRHAIEARHPSFAAPEAAVLCRARNIALIRSGDSKFPDIDVETADFAYLRIMGTTDIENGYDQQGLDHWAAEARRMAANRDLYLYVISGQKHRNPACALALIERLT; encoded by the coding sequence ATGATCCGCATCGGCATCGGCGGCTGGAACTTCCCGGAATGGCGCGGCGGCGTGTTCTACCCTGAAGGCCTGCCCCAGAAACGCGAGCTGGAATTTGCCAGTAACGCGCTTTCCAGCATCGAGATCAACGCCACCTATTATCGCGGCCAGAAACCCGAGACCTTCGCCAAATGGCGCGCCGAAGCCCCTGACGATTTCGTCTTTGCGCTGAAGGCCAGCCGCTTCGCCACCAACCGCAAAATACTGGCCGATGCCGGGGACTCCGTCCAGCGTTTCCTGACCTCTGGCATCACCGAACTCGGCCCGAAGCTGGGTCCGATCAACTGGCAATTCGCGGAAACCAAGCAGTTCGACGCAGATGATTTCGCAGCCTTCCTCGCCCTGCTCCCGGACGCGCAAGACGGCCTGCCCCTTCGTCACGCCATCGAGGCGCGTCACCCCAGCTTCGCCGCCCCCGAAGCCGCCGTTCTCTGCCGCGCGCGCAATATCGCGCTGATCCGCTCCGGCGACAGCAAGTTCCCCGATATCGACGTTGAAACAGCGGATTTCGCCTATCTGCGCATCATGGGCACGACCGATATCGAGAACGGATATGACCAGCAGGGGCTGGACCATTGGGCGGCGGAGGCGCGGCGCATGGCCGCCAATCGCGACCTTTACCTCTATGTCATCTCAGGGCAGAAACACCGCAATCCGGCCTGTGCCCTTGCCCTGATCGAAAGGCTCACATGA
- a CDS encoding putative quinol monooxygenase: protein MTCSCGQNHAPSASLNRPAPAPGQIALSGRLICVDSSQLLIVLSHLSDHIAASRAEPGCLFFDIAQTDDPLIWQVEELYEDEAALKAHKARTAASIWAEKTAALTRDIHRIDG, encoded by the coding sequence ATGACCTGCTCCTGCGGCCAGAATCACGCCCCGTCCGCCTCCCTCAACCGCCCAGCACCCGCCCCCGGCCAGATCGCCCTCAGCGGCAGGCTGATCTGTGTTGACAGCAGTCAACTTCTGATCGTTCTGTCCCATCTTTCCGACCACATCGCCGCCAGCCGGGCAGAGCCGGGATGCCTGTTCTTCGACATCGCCCAGACCGACGACCCGCTGATCTGGCAGGTGGAGGAACTCTACGAAGACGAAGCCGCGCTGAAGGCCCATAAAGCCCGCACCGCCGCCAGCATCTGGGCCGAGAAAACCGCCGCCCTCACCCGCGATATTCACCGCATCGACGGCTAA
- a CDS encoding CAP domain-containing protein, whose amino-acid sequence MKIMKTIAATAALTALAGCVVTLPVGTLSGGGGAAGAMDIPESCQLLPAEGNAVFAGVNAKRQAAGLAPVQRVATLDRAAQVQACYMAKTQSLGHTGAGGSSAGQRVYAACGRYCQISENVGNTPNIPMALQLWTESPGHRKNMMNRRYKQGGAAVARDANGRLWSSSVFARNC is encoded by the coding sequence ATGAAAATTATGAAGACGATTGCCGCGACGGCGGCTTTAACCGCTCTGGCGGGCTGTGTTGTGACGCTTCCGGTCGGGACACTCAGCGGCGGCGGCGGGGCGGCCGGGGCGATGGATATTCCTGAAAGCTGTCAGCTTTTGCCGGCAGAGGGGAATGCGGTTTTCGCCGGGGTCAATGCCAAGCGGCAGGCAGCCGGGCTGGCACCGGTTCAGCGCGTTGCCACGCTGGATCGCGCGGCGCAGGTGCAGGCCTGTTACATGGCAAAGACGCAATCGCTTGGCCACACCGGCGCGGGCGGCAGTTCAGCGGGACAGCGTGTGTATGCCGCGTGCGGGCGCTATTGTCAGATTTCGGAGAATGTCGGGAACACGCCGAATATTCCGATGGCGCTGCAATTGTGGACTGAATCGCCGGGTCACCGGAAGAACATGATGAACCGCCGTTACAAGCAGGGCGGTGCGGCGGTGGCGCGTGATGCCAATGGGCGGCTGTGGTCGTCTTCGGTTTTTGCGCGGAACTGCTGA